In Cryptomeria japonica chromosome 1, Sugi_1.0, whole genome shotgun sequence, the sequence AGGGATGTTCAATTTGTAGAAGATGAAGCATGGGATGGAACCATGGATAAAACCATTAATATTGTAGCCACTTtaccacaagaagaaaatgaagatgataTAGCAGCAGGCAGTCTTCCAAATGTCAGTCCTCCTACACCCATTCAAGGACAACAAGGTAGTCAAGCAACACCATCATCAAGTGTAAGAACAGCGTCACGTATGCAAACAAACACTCAAGCAAATAGGCAGCAAACACCATCAACAATAGGGATCTTTAGTGCAGGGACAACAAGTCCACATTCCACAGGGTCCTTATCAAGTGACATGTCAAATCCTACATTGGCAAGCTTAAGAAGACAAAAAATCAGAAGTTTAAGAGAGATTTATGAGCAAAATGAAAGTGGAAACAATGAAGGACAGACTTCTCTTTTTGCTTTATATTAACATgtagatgatccaattcattttgaagaagaaattaaagaagaaaaatggatgcttgcaatggatgaagaaatagattctattgaaaagaatcaaacatgggagttGGTGAATCTTCCACAAGGAAAAGAGGTGATTGGAGTGAAATGGGTTtacaaaaccaaattgaatgcaAATGGTGATGTCCAAAAACATAAGGCAAGGTTAGTAGCAAAGGGTTACTCTCAACAACCCAGAATAGACTACAATGAGACATTTGCACCGGTTGCTCGTATGGACACCGTAAGAACAATATTGGCCATAGCAGCTCAAAACAAATGGGCAGTATATCAAATGGACATGAAATCAGCTTTCTTGAATGGCattttagaagaagaagtctatgtgGAACAGCCACCTGGTTATGAGACTTTGGGTCATGAAAACAAGGTTTACAAGCTCAAGAAGGCtctttatggactcaaacaagccccaaGGGCATGGTATAGCAGAATTGACTCTtatcttttacaaaatggattcaATAGGTGCAGCAATGAGCCTACTTTATACACCAAAATGAATGAGCAAGGTGAGATCATAATTGTTtgcttatatgttgatgacttagtaTTCACGGGTGATCTATCAATTGACAAGTTCAAATcagatatgaagaaagaatttgagatgactgaTTTGGGTTGAATGAAGTATTTTCTTGGCATTGAGGTGAATCAAAATGAAAATGGTATATTCATCTCTCAAACAAAATATGCAAATGACATTTTGAAGAGGTTTAATATGATGAATTGCAAATCAGCCCCAACACCAATTGTGACAGGTTTGAAATTgagtaaagatgacaaaggaactgaggtaaatccaactttgtataaaaaacttgttggaagcctcatgtatTTAACAGCAACAAGGCCAGACATTATGTATGGTGTAAGTTTGATTTCAAGGTTCATGGAGTCTCCAAAAGTTTCACATTGGCAAGCTGGTAAAAGAATTTTGAGATATGTGAGTGGAACCAAGAATTATGGGATCCAATATTCAAGTTCAAAAGAGTTCAAACTCATAGGATACACGGATAGTGATAGTGCTGGAagcattgatgataggaagagcacttccggCTATGTCTTTCATTTTGGAACAGGTGTAGTTTCATGGtcttcaaagaaacaaccaattatcactctttcatcagctgaagcagagtatgtagcagcCACAAGTGCATCATGTCAAGCAGTTTGGATGAGAAGAGTTTTGAAAAATCTCAAACAAGAACAAGAGGAGGCAACAAAGATCTACTGTGACATCAATTCAGCCATAGCattgtcaaagaatccagtattccaCAAGAGAAGCAAACATATTGACACTAGATATCATTTCATTAGAGAACTAATCAGCAATGGAGAAATCTTTTTGGAATTTTGCAGGTCTCAAGATCAAtgtgcagatatcttcaccaaggcaTTGGGAAAAGAAAGTTTTATCTATCAAAGAGATCGATTGGGCATCATAGATGGTAGCAAttgtgattaagggggagtgttagaatttAATCCCAATTGCAGGAAACTTTAATGCATCCGTATACTCCTCCTGCAAGCTCAACTACTCCTCTCTCTTCTCGCCTCCGTTTTAGGACAGTTTTTTGAATTTGGTTTGATGGCATATCCTGATCATATCTTTCTCTGCACGGTAGCTGCTAAGTCagcattaaatataattaattagttTTTGTTTTCCCCCCATACGATGGAATTTATTTTTGGCTTATGACAAAAAGGCTAagttcataattttatttttaagacAGAGATATATGTTGAAAAGGGCATCGCACGGGTAAGAAAAACAAGGCAGAACAGGGAGAACAGAGAGCAGAATCAGAACAGGGGTTTCCATTTTTCATGTCTAAGAAACTATTTGAAGAGCTCAAGCTCTGTCTTATTTGTATGGTTTGATATTTGAATGAATGAAGAGAAGGACtggttatttgaatgtttttgtctcTTGTTTTCAGAGCAGATTAACTTTAGATTTCTTCCAGTATTTTCTGTCTCTATTTTGCCCTTCTCTGTTTGTTCATCTCTGCCTCCAGAACTAGCACTTCTTGGGAGGTGAATCAAAAGAATTCTCTACCACATATTCTCCTTTAATCTTTGACTCCTCATTCACCACCTATGTGAAGACACTTGTCCTTTAATTATTCTTCTAAGGCTTTCAATCAATTTAAACTTTCACATCATACTTTTAATCTGCCAATCCTATCTTATAGCCAAAATTCTATAAATTGAATATCATCTTATATCATTTATGAATTTGAACatcatataatattatttttttatcattttaatttttattttgattcaaaatgtcaaaataaaagaatacaaagaaGAATTCTCCACCATATATTCCCCTTGAAACTTTTAAATACTTTCTTATTCACCACCCATGTGAAGGCACTTGTGGAGGCTGTCAACCAATTTGAGCTTTTGTATCAAACTTTTAATCTACCTATCCCATCTTATACTCTTCATCTACCTATCCCACCTCACCAAATTCATCCTATATCATTTACGAAATTGAACCCGAACCTCGTATAGTGTTATTTTCTTGGTGAATGTACTTCCAAACCATCAAAGTATCATCCTTAAGCACGACTACCGTTGCTTGATACAACATGGATTAATCTTGAAAAATTTCGTTTCTGTTTTTAGCAATAACTTTTAACTTGATCTTGTAGGTATACAAGAAATTTCATTTACACCTAACATTCTAGATCCACATAATACTTGTTGAAGTGTATATATATGAGGGCCGGGATCAACTGATCTCAAGCAATTAGAAAGATGGGGATGAGTGGCCTGCACGCAGTGATTGTACCTTTCCCTGCGCAAGGCAGCATCAATCCTCTCATTAATTTGGCCCAGTTGCTCTCTTCAAGAGGGGTTTTCATCACTTTCGTAAACACGGAATGGAGTCACAAGTGCATTTCCAAAGCAGCTCATAATGATGAAGAAGCCGCGTTTAAGTTTCTCACCATTCCAGATGGGTTGCCGCCAGCTCATGGTCGCCTCGCCAATCTGGGCGAGTACGTAATCGCAATGGAAAATCTTGGCCCTGTCTTGGAGCATCATTTGCTGAGCAGCTTAGCAGACGGAAAAACTCCTCCCATCACCTGCATAATAACAGAAAATTTCATGTCCTGCACTCAACAAGTGGCCAAAAAACTGGGAGTGCCCCGAGTGATCTTCTGGACATTGTGCGCTGCCTCTTCAATTGCTCAGTGCAACGCCAACCTTCTCCTCTCCAGCGGACATATTCCTGTCAAAGGTACAAATTCTATACCACTGAGGCTTCCTCAATTTTATTTTGATTGCTCAAAATATTTGTCATAACTGATTGCAGTGGAGGAATCGAAGAGGGCGGACAAAGTGATCACTTGTTTGCCCGGTAATCTTCCGCCTCTGTTGCCCAGCGATCTGTTTTCATTCTATCGCGCCACCGACATATCGGGCGTTTTATTCCAGTGGGCCCTGCGTGAGTCCCAATTCCAAAGCAAGGCAGACTATGTGCTGGTCAACACGTTCGATGAGCTGGAACACCCTGAGACGGTAAGCGCACTGTCCTGTAATGGCTGCCCTGCTTTGGCAGTAGGGCCTGTATTTCTTCCCAATTTGCTGGAAGGAAAAGATTTGAACGGGCGTGGGAGTTTGCTGGAGCAGGACGAGAGCTGTCTGAAATGGCTCGACGCCCAAGAGCCGGCTTCTGTGATATACGTTTCCTTCGGCAGCATCGCTGTCAAATCAAACGAACAGCTACAAGAGCTCGCGATGGGTTTGGAGAAGAGTGAGCACCCTTTCCTGTGGGTTTTGCGCATGGATATTGCGGGAGGCGTGCCTGCAACTCTGCCGGAGGGTTTTGAAGAGAGGACAAAGGATCGGGGACTGATTGTTAAATGGGCGCCTCAGGTGAAAGTTCTGTCTCATCCTTCCGTAGGAGGGTTCCTCAGCCATTGCGGGTGGAACTCGTGTTTGGAGAGCATGAGCATGGGTATTCCCATTCTTGGATGGCCCTATTTCTGTGATCAGTTTCTGGATTGCCGCTTCTGCAAGGATGTGTGGAAGATTGGCATTGACTTGGAAGGCGTGGACGTTGATGAAAATCTGTTGATCAAAAGGGAGGAGATAGAGAAAGGCGTGAGGAGACTGATGGAGGGTAAGGAAGCGCAGGAGCTGAGAAAAAGGGGCATGGAGTTGAAGGAGGCGGCATTTAAAGCTGTTGGGCAGGGAGGttcttcttttatgaatttgaaCAGGTTTATTCATGACATGACACAACTTTCCAAATCGGCTTCTGTTAAAACGGCGTAGCCACCAAAGTATTCCGTCCCTCATCGATCACTATTATTACCATTTTCCAATTCCATACAATCTTCTCCGTTAATAAAAAATAGGTTTATAAGGCACCCGCCTTCCGCCCTTGTCATTCCAACATTCGTCTATCAATTCACCCAGACGATTTATTAAATGATCTGTACTGGCTATTGTATTTTGCTATATCATTTCTAAATAAACAAGAATTATCTCGACATCTTTCAATCGTGGTTCCATTTTAATGCTGTTGTGTGTCTAGGGAGATAATTGTAATAACTGCCGTTTATTGGCTATTAGGTTTGTAAACATGTTATCAGATTCAGATTTCTTATATGCTTTCTATACTGATATTGTTTAGCTAACTGTATGACCTTTTGTTTGCTGTATATTTTGTCAGCGAAAATAAGCTGATTGATTTCAGAGAACTTGGAGTTCATTCCAGGGAGCTTAGACTGAGTTACCTATTTGAACTTCTACAGACAATTTACTTTTTGATTATGAACGTTTCTCAAAATGAATGTAGGGATGGTACTCTGTGATAAATGTGTAGCTATCACTTCACTTTCATGTCTTTAATTTCTTGCCAATTCCATGATTATCTACCTACCACTCTCTTTTTACTCGTCTGGCTTAACCCTAAATTTGTTGGTCAGTTATTTTTACAAATATAATTAAAATCTTAGTAATTTTATATTATAGGGAAAATGTATGATTTTAGGGTAACTTTAAAAAAACAAGACAATGCGTCATGTTCCTGTCAATATAGTTAGAGAGGAAGGTGGAGATATGCaaatagaggtagagatggagttggagatggagatggagatgaaaatgaagatgaaaatagatagagagagatggggtgaaagaggaagatagaggtagagatgaatgaTTGCTTGTCATGAATAGCATATTACCAAAGTTacaattttcatttcaaactttGAATTGTATAGAATATAAAACAAGTTTTTTTTCATTGCACGATAATAcaatgcatcaaaattatagttttCACAttggattcaataaaaatttctaaTATTAAGAATAAAATTCTTAAGCTTCTAAAGGAAAAGTTGATTTTAAAAACCAATTTATAAAGCATGAGTTATATTTATGCTAaaaatataggtatatattttttttctctcttcatatataaactacttatcaaatctaaTTATTACTTTTCATCACAATAAATGTTCATGAATAGGATTGAAAGAAAACTTCTAAATTAAGATTATAAAGTCTTAAATTgaccaaagaaaaaaattgattttaagaAGGATTAATAAAacatgattttaattatttatgaaaaaaaattagttaaataaattgtaaattttcaacaaaaataaaataacccATTAAATGCTTATGAATAGGATTGAAAGAAAAATTCTAAATTAAGACTATAAAGTATTAAATTAACCaaagaaataattaattttaagaaaatatgataaatacatgattatattatttatataaaaaatttgattatataaatttattatcgttcaattaaaataaaatagatatgtaattaaataaaaaaagtacACAAAATTATTATATGATGTACaatgatatttaattaaaaattaagtcCAAGgagttgagcttagttggttaaagcattgagttatcaatgtggagacccaagttcaactccaaTGAGGGACACTTTtatgtagaattctaagttgtgactcttggtcttccattgttgtttaaagtggatttctaagttgtgacccttggtcttccaattgtcgTTTCTAGTTCGGTGCTTGAAAGGGGCTAGTATTTGGCAAacaatgagctttgtgattctatgatacttaatacaaaaaaaaattaaaaattaaaatttaaacttagaagattatattattttttaataaaatttttaattataacatcccaatattaattaattaaaaatactaTATATGATTTGAAATCTCAAAGAAATCTAATACTCTTATTATAGTTAGATTAAGACCTTTTCCTACAAATGTAGATCAGCGTTAGAACTTTTCTCCAATACAAAGAaacttcatttaaataaattaagaatttCTCAACATTTAAATCACTAATACTAAATATTTGTGCATTTATATTTTAATATGGTAACCAAGTCAAAAATTTAAGATGCTTTATTACACCGAAGGTGTTCCTTATATGAAGTTGTGGAAGCTAACTTGTTAAATCGATGGTTGTGCTCTGTTGAAAAGGGGTGCAAGACAATTAAATTGTTTAGGACCATCGATTTGCTCCTCTCCATCAAACGCTCTAATACTACCTGTTAGTCGATCTTATCTCTGTTGTCGCTGTCCAGTAGGAATCTCATAGCTTCTTAGTGGGCATCTCGTAGCTTCTTTTCAATTTGGAATGACTCCCCATTTACAATGGAAGGCAAGCTCTATTATgacaacatagttcatatcaaataAATTGCACAAGAAGGATGGTTCTCCTTTTGACTCCCATGATTGGGACCCACTGCACTGTGCATCCACTACCGTATTTAAACTGCACGTTATAATGGTTAActcaaaattatattaaatttataatgaGAAACAAGCATTTGATATAGACGTACATCAAAGGCCACCAAATTATAATTCTATATAGTCTACTTTTCTCTTAAATCTTAAATGAGAGGCAGTTAAACTTTAATTTAACTTACAAAATACTTTCATTATGCTTTTGATTTTTTTCCCTTGAATCCGTAAGCtagaattttattaaaaataaaaatctcaCTAATAGGGCAAGGCACATTATTTAGTAACAATTGTTTCAAAACATAGATAAGTCAAACATTTAGTCATAGTCTATAGTTTTTTTTATGAatattgtttatattattattttaaaaatatatctatTAATAGATCTTGAGTGAGTTGAATggagtatatttttatttttaaagaattatttgtatttttatttcatattggTATGCTATATGATTCATTTAAATGTATCAAAATAAGTATATCAATGAGGTATATTGTTTCACATTGAGAAATTTCAATTTGTTTCTTATCGAGATGAGAATCATCACTCAACAAAATTTGTGGATCAAGTACAATCTTCAAAATTATATATTGAATTCGAGAGGCCAGAATGTAATGTCAATTGATTCCACAATTCAaaatcttctttcttctctttgatTTGCATCGAGTGTTTAATGGTGTTGCCTGATTCTTCTCTTTGCAAGTGGATGTATAGAACACATCAATGGTGTAGTTGCAATGCATTCCCATGGGAGTAAATCTACATTGTAGATTGATTGGTTTAGTTCTTATCACCTCTAGAAGTTATAAATTTTCTATTCATTTTTTTGAAGTTGACAGTTAAATGCCACATCCATTTGGATTACCTATCTAAAATACTCTAGAAATCAAATGAAAGAGAAATTGAGAGCACATGGATATTTGTTAACTATTTTAATCTCATATAAAGCATTGTTTTTCTTTAGAATTGTAGATAATAGCAAActatgcaataatatatttatgTAATGTGAAAGtactatttttaaattttaaataaattattttataaaattttatatattttaaattagttaagATTATTTTCAATGATTATCTACTTCCTATAAATTATGTTATCAATATATAGTatagataaatatttatatataattttataattctagatatatattaatatatcaaTAATATTGGTAATGGGCCCTAGTTATCTTCCTAATTATAAGGTTTTGTTTTATTCTTGTATGGATCCATACTTAtgtctttttctctctctctctctctctctctctctctctctctctctctctctctctctctctctctctctctctctctctctctctctctccttgtctctctatctctctatatcactctaTACCTACATTTTTCCCTCGCTAACTCTATATATTTAGtcatctctccccctccccctctctctccctctccctccccctctctccccctccccctctctcaatTTATCTCCCTTTATCTCCCTTGTCCATAAGTCTCCCTCATTCCCTACCTATCCCCCCTCTATATatacatctccctctctctctctctctctctctctctctctctctctctctctctctctctctctctctagttctatctttatctctctctctacctctttctacctctacatatttctcttcctttattttaaaatttttatttttattttcctttattcttGATATGCTATGtgattttttgtattaagtatcctagaacaacattacaataaagctcatttttgctcattcgagcatccacgttacaaacttattacaaatactaccTCCTTTCaagcttattacaaatactagctcctttcgagcaccaaaatagaaacaacaattggaaggccaagggtcacaacttagaaatccactttaaacaatgtgacaaatacaaccaatggaagaccaagagtcacaacttataattccacaaagatgtccctcatgggagttgaacttgggtctccacattgagaactcaatgctttaaccgaCTAAGCTCAACCCCCCGGACATATGCTATGTGATTCATTTAAATATACATCAAAATAAGTATATCAATGAGGTATATTGTTTCACATTGAGAAATTTCAATTTGGTTCTTGTGGAGATGAGAATCATCACTCAACAAATTTTTTGAATCAAGTACAATCTTCAAAATTATATACTAAATTTGGGAGGGCACAATGTAATGTCAGTTGATTCCACAATTCAAAATATTCTTTCTTCCATTTGATTCACTTCAAGTGTTTAATGATGTCGCCTGATTCATCTCTTTGCAAGTGGATGTGCAGACCACATCAATAGTGTAGTTGCAATGCATTCCCATGGGAGTAAATCTACATTGTAGATTGATTGATTTAGTTCTTATCTCCTCTAGAAATTTTACAatttctattcaattttttgaagTTGATAGTTAAATGCCACATCCATTTGGATTACCTATCTAAAATATTCTAGAAATCAAATAGGAGAGAAATTTAGAGCAAATGGACATTTGTTAACTATTTTAATCTAATTTATTCTCTAGAATTGTTGATAATAACAAACTATGCAATCATATATTTATGTAATGTGAAAGTACTATTTTTCAAGTTTAaataattttgtttaaaatatattaattattttagaaaattttatatattttaaatgaattaagattagttttcaatgattatCTAATTACTAGAAACTATATGATCAATATATAGTatagataaatatttatataaaatttaataatactagatatatattaatatatcaaTAATATTGTTAATGGGCCCTAGTTATCTTCCTAATTCTAAGGTTTTGTTTTATTCTTGTATGGATCCATACTTCTATCTTTCTCCCTATCTAACtagctctctttctctctctatccctctttatctctctatatcaCTTTATACCTACATTTTTCCCTCTAACTCTATATATTTAGtcatctctccccctccccctctctctccctcccttcctcctctACATACCTCTCTCcatttctctccctctatctcccatGTCTTTAATTCTCCCTCATTCCCTACCTATCCCCCTCTCtcgatatctatatatatatatatatatatccctctttctcTACCTATGTCCATCTTTATGTGTACCTCTCTCTCTACCTCACCCAATCCACTCGTCTCCTCTTCATATCCATCTCTatcctcctctctatctatatctccttagccaacccccccccccccccccccccccccaaacacaCACACACTTTCTCTTCCCCCTCTACCTTTTCCTCTttttattcctatctctcccttttTTTGTACTAGTCTCTCCTCAACATAACATGAGCTTTTTGGTAAGGAAACCTAACTATCTTCTACAATAAGAGATCCTACCATTTGATCTCATGTACTACATAAATTTATGCAATAAATAAACCAAAACCTTTCCTATTTGACCTTCCATGAATCTACACctcttcggtgtacccattgcacaccaagttgCAATTGATAGTTAAATATTCATAGTGGAATGTAATGAATGAGTTAGTATTTTCATTTTTATTAGTTTAGCTAACTTTATCTAGTGTATTATTACCTTTTAATATATTATGCATAAGatattcctttcttttttttttcaaatataaagctATAAATTAAACGGATGCCAAAAAAACTATATACAATTGGATGTAATGTCTCAAATCATGCTAGtccgtaaattaaataaatagaattatgAGTGGTGACATCACTAGTACCTACATTTATTTAATGCAATAATGAGTTATGTAAAGTGACATTCATTTAATGCATTGAAAATATAGAAATGTGTAATTACATTttataaaattgaattttatatCTATTCTCACCAATAAGAATTAAGAAAAACgtcatttttataattatttaaaataaaaattaaatctaaattacAGTTTTGGGTTCAAAAATTTTAATTCTGAATGTTGACTGGCTAAACTAATTGAAAAATTGAATTAgatgaatgcaatagtatcctaccttggcaggaactaataattatataaaattttggtggtattataaaatttaaatactAGGATTAGCAATGTTATCAATTTGATTAAAGATGTTTGCCATTAGTAAAATtaagatccagttttaaagatttAGTTTCAATTTTATAGGAactcatttttttgttattttttaatagaaatacaCTTAATTCACTTTGTAAATACATCTACATTAAGTGTAATAATGGAATTTAAGATTAAGAAAATCTTATACAAAATTAAAATACGTAAACATAAAGGTCTTCGAAATTTTAAGAATATGAGTTATGTCAAGAAGGTTTGGCTTTCCAATTTAAGGTCTATTTAGGTCTTCTGATATTAATGTACCTTTACATCAACCAAGACTAACTACCCTTAATCTTGATATTTTTCTTTTGATACTTTTAATTTATATTACAAATGTTGTGAACTTCATGTACAAATAGCTTGGCATCAATcattatttctattttctatattgTTGCAACTTACATCCCTTACCACATAATAAAATTTCAACCTTTGTAGTAGTCATTACCATTAGTTGCATCCCCTTTTATAAGAAAACCAAATTTACAATGACAAGCTTTGTTGGTGGACTACTACTCATAAATTATATTGGATCTAAAAAATGTTTTCTACATTTTCCTAATTTAGAGGATCATCATTATATAGATACCTATTTTAGAGCCAACATTTTTTCTTTTATTAATCTCACttggttgttttttattaaggaa encodes:
- the LOC131071941 gene encoding linamarin synthase 2-like, yielding MGMSGLHAVIVPFPAQGSINPLINLAQLLSSRGVFITFVNTEWSHKCISKAAHNDEEAAFKFLTIPDGLPPAHGRLANLGEYVIAMENLGPVLEHHLLSSLADGKTPPITCIITENFMSCTQQVAKKLGVPRVIFWTLCAASSIAQCNANLLLSSGHIPVKVEESKRADKVITCLPGNLPPLLPSDLFSFYRATDISGVLFQWALRESQFQSKADYVLVNTFDELEHPETVSALSCNGCPALAVGPVFLPNLLEGKDLNGRGSLLEQDESCLKWLDAQEPASVIYVSFGSIAVKSNEQLQELAMGLEKSEHPFLWVLRMDIAGGVPATLPEGFEERTKDRGLIVKWAPQVKVLSHPSVGGFLSHCGWNSCLESMSMGIPILGWPYFCDQFLDCRFCKDVWKIGIDLEGVDVDENLLIKREEIEKGVRRLMEGKEAQELRKRGMELKEAAFKAVGQGGSSFMNLNRFIHDMTQLSKSASVKTA